Genomic DNA from Alkalihalobacterium alkalinitrilicum:
GCAAGTGGATACCGTGTTTACTCGGACATTCATCTTGTCTATTTTTCATGCATTAAATCGTTATCCAATGGTTTTGGAATGGATGTAGCAGTGAAAGTTATGGAAAACATTAGGCATAAGAAAATTGATGAAGCGCTTTGGATTCTTAACGACGAGCTGATTCGTAGAGGAGAGGAAAAGAAATTCGTGATGGAAGCCTTCGAACTAATTGCATACTCGGATAAAAAATCTTGTATCTGGTCGCTAGGGAAAGCCGCAGAAAGAATGAACGTTTCCCGAACAGCCATCAGGTACTGGGATAAAGAAGGGTACATACGGGCTTTCCGGGATCCGGAAAGTGGCTATCGTAATTTAGACAATCTACAATTGGCCAAAATCAGTCTCCTTAAAGCGATGAACCATCGGTTGTATACGGATGAAAATGCCCGGATGAAGGACAGGTTCGAGGGGACAGCGGGAACAGCCGCATGCCATAAACTTGCTGAGGAGGTTCTAACCCTGCTAGGTACCCGAAATAGAAGACAGCTAAAAGCGATGGCCGCTGTAGAAAAACTTTTGGAGGTAATTGAATATGAATAAGTAGATTGCATTGCTCCTAATGAGACGTTTCGTTCTAAGTGATCGTCTTTTCATATTTGACCATTAC
This window encodes:
- a CDS encoding MerR family DNA-binding transcriptional regulator, giving the protein MDKLRPADIAAKLNVSTNTLRNYEAKGLVPSPIRTASGYRVYSDIHLVYFSCIKSLSNGFGMDVAVKVMENIRHKKIDEALWILNDELIRRGEEKKFVMEAFELIAYSDKKSCIWSLGKAAERMNVSRTAIRYWDKEGYIRAFRDPESGYRNLDNLQLAKISLLKAMNHRLYTDENARMKDRFEGTAGTAACHKLAEEVLTLLGTRNRRQLKAMAAVEKLLEVIEYE